A segment of the Candidatus Poribacteria bacterium genome:
CTGTCCGATCTAACAGGAGTTTTTCAAATCCGCGTTTGATTATGAGCGGTCCCGCTGTGCTATCAATGATGTGCTTGCTGGTCTCTAAAAGCGTCGCGCGTGGCTTATCTGGTGATTCTTCAAAAACTGCGATCAATTGCTCAGCAATTGCCAATAATTTCGTATCGGTAGGCTTTATGAATTGTGGATGAATTTGCCCGTTTTGAGTTTTGTAACGGAGTAGGTCTTTGGTGAGCATTTTTTAATTATACCTTTTAGAAGGCTGGTAAGCGTGGTGTTGTCTGCGTCGCTTGTTAACAAAATGTTCGCTGGTCTGTTTGGAGATGAGTTCGTAAAGCACTGCCTGTTTGCCTTCCTGCTTGCGGAGGATGCGCCCTAATCGTTGAACGTGTTCTCGAACGCTTCCACTTCCTGAGACGATGATGCCAACATTCGCTTCCGGGACATCTACACCTTCGTTTAGGACTTTTGAGGTGACGAGGATGGAATAGGTGCCATCGCGAAACTTGTTCAAAAAATCATTCCGTTCCTTGGGTTTCGTCTGATGTGTTAGCACCGGTAGAAAGAAACGCGTGCCAAGTTGATACGCCGTATGGTTGTCTTGTGTAAAAATGAGGATCCGATCGCCACTGTGCCTCTGAATGAGTTTCCAGACCCATTCCTGTTTTGTAGTTGAAGCAAAACTGAGTTGTTTTTGGGCGAGATACGCTTTAAAGACGGCACGTCCTTCCTCTGTTTGAGAGGTTTTCCAGAGAAAATGGTGCCAGCCGCGCGGGGACCCCATATTAATGCGCTCCTGTTTGAGGAAGTCTAAATAGGTGCGACGGGCTTCTTCGTACTGAACCCGCTCTGTGTCTTCCATGTCAACGGCTATGGTGACAACCCTATACTCGGAGAGCGTTTTCCCAGAGAGTTCTTGTACCTTTATATCGTAACAGGGTTCGCCAACGAGCGCATAGAGTCGGCTTTCTTTCCCATCAACGCGTTCCGGTGTGGCTGTCAATCCCAATCGAAAAGGGGCAATGCTGCTGATTGCTGCATACTGATATTGATCGCTCGGTAGGTGGTGGCATTCGTCGAAAATGGCGAAGCCGAATCGATTTCCGTAATATGGTGCGTGCATGACAGCGGATTGATACGTCGTTACAGTGAGATCTTTCAGTTCGTGATAGCCACCCCCATAAAGTCCTACCTCTTGTCCGAAGTGTTCTTTCAACACGGAGCACCACTGGTGCATTAAGTCGATTGTTGGCACATGTACGAGTGTAGGACGCTGCGTGTCAGCGATAAGCAGAATCGCGATAAAGGTTTTACCTGCACCGGTGGGGAGAGTCACTACGCCGCGTTTGCCGTTGGCGTGCCATGCGTCTATTGCCTCGGTCTGGTAAGGATAAGGGGACATTGATTTT
Coding sequences within it:
- a CDS encoding DEAD/DEAH box helicase family protein, yielding MSSPLKIDFDKGTLILQNVPEVLQTRLPNIRWDERTLTFRAPAYRYRHIVSQLRAHDIAYQDTAREFTVSPFTHQKSMSPYPYQTEAIDAWHANGKRGVVTLPTGAGKTFIAILLIADTQRPTLVHVPTIDLMHQWCSVLKEHFGQEVGLYGGGYHELKDLTVTTYQSAVMHAPYYGNRFGFAIFDECHHLPSDQYQYAAISSIAPFRLGLTATPERVDGKESRLYALVGEPCYDIKVQELSGKTLSEYRVVTIAVDMEDTERVQYEEARRTYLDFLKQERINMGSPRGWHHFLWKTSQTEEGRAVFKAYLAQKQLSFASTTKQEWVWKLIQRHSGDRILIFTQDNHTAYQLGTRFFLPVLTHQTKPKERNDFLNKFRDGTYSILVTSKVLNEGVDVPEANVGIIVSGSGSVREHVQRLGRILRKQEGKQAVLYELISKQTSEHFVNKRRRQHHAYQPSKRYN